The region CGGTTTCCAGCATCATCGAATGTGGTGTGACACCTTTCTACATCACGAATAATGCATCCCGGCCTTCGGCCCTCGTCGCCGAAATGCTTGGTGATATTGGGCTAGAGTGCTCGAGTGAGGAGATTATTACCTCAGCAGAGGCAGCTTTGGAGCTAGCGCGACCCCTGTTGAAAGAGGATGATCCCATCCTTGTTCTTGGTGCGCAGTCGTTCAAAGACTTGGTTTCTGGGGCCGGTTATCGCGTAGTCTCTAGTGCTGACGACGCACCAGTTGCGGTGTTACAAGGGCACTGCCCGGAAACTGGGTGGCGTGAGCTGTCTGAAGCAGCGTTGGCGATTCACAACGGGGCGGTCTACTTGGCTTCAAACCTTGATACTTCCTTGCCGATGGAGCGGGGGCTTATGGTCGGTAACGGCTCGATGGTGGCGGCGGTGACGTCAGCAACCGGCGTTGTCCCAGAGGCGGCCGGAAAGCCAGAACCGGCTATGTTCCATCAGGCTGTGAAGCTGTCGGGTGCTACGCGAGCGTTGGCGGTCGGTGACCGTTTAGATACCGATATTGCCGGTGGAAATCGTGCGGGGATGGATACGTTGCAGGTACTTACAGGTGTGTCTGGTCCTTATGCTTTGTTGGCGGCTAAGCCGGTGGAGCGCCCGACATATATTGGTGATGACTTGCGTAGCCTCTTGGCAGATGCGGAGAGCTTGCGGCCGGGAGCACAGGGCGGTTTCGTGGCGAAGCTGCAAGGAGATACGCTCCTGCTTAACGGTGGTGCTGCATCTTCTTCGCCTACGGAGGCCTTGCGAACGGCTCTGGCTGTTGCGTGGTCTGCAGAGGCCGAAGTACGAGTGGTTGAGCCGGTATCGCAGTGGGCGCAGAAGGCTGTGGAGTCGTGGTGGTAGGGCACGCCCCGAAACCCCACGATCCAAGGCGAGTCGGCATTTCACCGGAAGAATTGCGTTCGAAGGTAGATAGTGTGCTGGCGCGGATGCCGTCTACGATAAGGGATGAACTTGAACAGTTGGCTGAGGCTCATGACGTTTTAGCAGAAGCGCTAAAAGACTGAGCATCGCCGTAGGAGAGGAGTACGGGTGGCACCTGGTCGGCGACGCCTTGACGCAGAACTTGTTCGACGAAAGATCGCTCGTTCACGGGAGCAGGCCCGGACATGGATTATTGAAGGACGCGTTGAGGTCGGAGGGTTTCCTGCAAAAAAGCCAGCTACAGTTGTCGAACCCGATGTTTCCATCAAGGTCGATGTTGATAACACCGATGACTGGGCTTCCCGTGGCGCGCACAAACTTCTGGGGGCACTAGAGCACTTCGAAAAGCTTGGGTTTACGGTCAAGGATAGGACGGTGATTGACGCGGGAGCGTCAACGGGGGGATTCACTGACGTTTTGCTACGAAGAGGTGTCCGCCGGGTCTTTGCGGTAGATGTCGGTTACGGGCAATTACTTTGGCGGCTGCAAAACGATCCGCGTGTGACGGTGATGGACCGTGTGAATATACGGTCGTTGACTGCCGACATGCTGAGCGAGTCGGCCAATTGCATGGTGGGTGATTTATCGTTTATCTCTTTGAAGCTTGTGCTTCCTGCGCTGGTAGCAGCGCTTGAGGACGAGGCGGACCTCCTGCCGATGGTGAAACCACAGTTTGAGGTTGGTAAAGACCGCGTTGGTCACGGGGGTGTCGTTCGTTCGGCAGAGCTGCGTCGAGAAGCAGTGGTAGATGTCGCATTGTTCGCACAGTCGCTGGGGCTTGAGGTGAAATCAATGGTTGCATCTCCGTTGCCAGGTCCGAGTGGTAACGTAGAATACTTTCTGTGGCTGCGTAAGACAGCAAATGCGCAGGAACAATCTGTCGAGGCCGTCGAAGAGATGGCAGCACAGGCGGTGCAGGAAGGGCCAGCGTAGACATGTCTGTAGATGATCGGCGACGCATTTTGTTGGTGCCCCATTTTTACAGGCCCGACAATATTGAGGCTGCAGCGAATTCTGCCCGGATGCTGCAGCAGGCTGGCATTGAGGTGCAGTTGCTTTCTGCGGGGGAATCAAGTCCCGCTGAAGAGGATCCAGTATTGCAGAAGCTCGAGCACGTAAGCCCAGGGGCCGAGGCTGGCCGAGGCTGCGAGCTTGTATTTGTGCTTGGAGGCGATGGAACGTTTTTACGCGCAGCAAACTTTGCGCACCTTCAGGACATTCCAGTGCTCGGGGTGAATCTCGGCCATGTGGGATTCTTGGCAGAGTCCGAAGCGGAAAGCCTGGAAGATGTGCTGTCCTCGGTGATAGCGCGCTCATATCGGGTTGAAGACCGCATGACACTTGACGTGCGGGTTTTGGATGCGACGGGTGAAGTGCTTGGCGAAAGTTGGGCGCTGAATGAATGCAGCATTGAGAACTCGGATCGTACAAGAGTGCTTGATGCGTTTCTAGAGATTGATTACAGGCCGGTGTCTTCGTTCGGTTGTGATGGTGTGCTGGTATCTACGCCTACTGGATCAACCGCGTATGCTTTTTCGGCTGGTGGTCCGGTGATGTGGCCTGAGCTCGATGCCATCTTGGTGGTTCCGAATAATGCGCATGCCCTCTTCGCGAAGCCAATGGTTGTTTCACCATTGTCGACGGTAGCGGTTGAGTCCTTTTCGACGACCAGCTCCGCTGTTGTCGTGATGGATGGGGTTCGTAGGATTATGATGCCGCCAGGTGCACGGGTCGAAGTGACGCGTGGTCGCCGCCCGGTGCGCTGGGTTCGGCTTGATGAGCGTCCGTTTACCGACCGCCTGGTGGAGAAGTTTCAGCTTCCGGTATCTGGGTGGCGTGGCCCAGACAAAGAGAGGTAGATCGGCGTGCTGTCGGAAATTGCTATCAGGAACCTTGGTGTGATCCCTCACGCTAGCGCGGAGCTCTCGGAAGGTTTGACAGTCCTTACGGGTGAAACTGGCGCCGGTAAGACGATGGTGGTCACGGGTTTGCGGCTGTTGACTGGTGGTCGTGCTGATGCTTCTCGTGTTCGGACGGGAGCGCCGGAAGCGGTGGTGGAGGGCGCGTTCGCGGTAACAGGAATCCACGAGGACAGTCGCGAGGCTATTGCGAAGATCGCGGCGGACGCTGGCGCGGTCCTCGATGAAAACGGTGAGTACGTCGTAGTCCGTTCCGTAAAATCGACAGGCAGGTCGAAGGCACACTTTGGTGGCCGGGCGGTACCGGCTGCGACACTCAGCGAAGTCTCCTCGCACCTGCTTACGATTCATGGCCAGAACGATCAGCTACGTTTGATGTCGCCAGAACAGCAACTACATGCGTTGGACCGCTTCGATCCTGCTGCTTCAAAGGTTCTCCGTGCGTATCAGGAAGCGTGGAAGCGCTGGCGCGTTGCGAAGAGAGATTTAGAGGAGCGGACAAAGCGGCGTCGAGAATTAGCGATGGAACAGGACCGTCTCCTGTTTGCTGTCAACGAGATCGACGAGGTCGCACCCGAGCCAGGTGAAGACGCTGAGCTCGTCTCTGCGATTCAGCGCCTGCAAGATGTTGATGGATTGCGCTCCGCGGTTCAAGAGGCGATGGTTGCAATCGATGGCGCTGAGGCGGTTGGTGAGTATGACGAGGCGTCCGCCGCTTCAGATTTGGTAGGGCAGGCTGCGAGTGCACTTGGTGCATCCACTGATACGCAGCTGCAGGAGCTGGGGCGTCGACTAGAAGAAGCCGCCACTGTGCTTTCGGATGTTTCTTCGGAACTTGGAACGTATTTGTTTTCGTTGGATGCGGATCCGCATGCGCTCGAGAACATGCTTCAGAGGCAACAGTCGTTAAAAGTGCTGACCCGAAAGTACGCGTCGGACATTGATGGTGTGCTGCGTTGGAGGGACGAGGCGCAGCAACGGTTGGCGTCAATTGATACGTCGGATGAGGCCCTCGCGGAGCTTCAACTGCGGGTTGATGACGCTGCGACCGAGATGAAGCAGCACGCTGAGGAGTTGACGGGCATTCGTCGCGATGCTGCACGACGGTTCTCTGAGGCGGTGACACAGGAGTTGCATGGGCTGGCGATGCCTAAGGCTGTGCTGAGCGTCCGCGTTGAGGGGGCAGACTACGGCCGTGATGGCGCTGATGCTGTCGAGATTTGTCTGTCGCCTAACGCTGCGTCAGAGCCAAAGCCATTGGCAACCAGCGCGTCAGGAGGTGAGCTTTCACGCGTCATGCTCGCGATTGAAGTGATCCTTGCCGGGTCAACGCACGGTGCGACATTCGTCTTTGATGAGGTTGATGCTGGTGTCGGTGGTCAGGCCGCGGTGGAGATAGGGCGTCGCCTTGCACGGCTCGCAGTAAACAATCAGGTAATTGTGGTGACGCACCTGCCACAGGTTGCGGCTTACGCGGACAGACACTTACACGTTGCGAAGAACGTTGGCGATGAAACCGTGACATCAGGAGTGCTTGTGCTTGACGATGCCGAGCGCGTGGAGGAACTAGCTCGCATGATGGCTGGGATGGCGAACTCGGAAACAGGAAAGGCGCACGCGGCGGAGCTACTGGAGCAGGCACAGCGCGAAACAAAAGAGTTTCGTCGATAGCCCGCGCGCCTAGCAGTACTTGGCGTGCGATGCAGGCAGAATTCAACATATGACTGAAACTTCTGCAACTTCTGAATCGACTAGCGCGCCGTTGCAGGGACCGCTGCGTGATTGCACGCCGCAAGGCAAGGGGCGCGGCCGTCTTCGTTCTGGGGATATTGCCTTCGTTGATGCTCCAGATATCAGCCGTAGGGAAGCTGAGATGTTGATCAACGCGGCACCGGCGGCGGTTGTCAATATTGCACGATTTAGCACTGGGGCTGTGCCTAATTACGGCCCGCACTTGCTTCTCGACGCCGGCATTCCACTGTTTGAAGCTGCCGGTGCGGAGATGCGGGCGTCGATACGCGATGGCAAGAAGACATCCGTAACGGCTTCGGGTGAGATCAAGGTTGGGCGCAAGGAAGTCGGTTCTGCTTCACCAGTGGTGCGCGCTGATGTTGACGCGACGTTTATTGAAGCACAGCGTCACCTCGTAGATCACATGGAGGCGTACTTCGGAAACACGATCGAATTTATTCACTCCGAATCGCCGCTGCTTATCGATGGTGTTGGCGCGCCTGAGTTAGGTGACGTGATTGCGGACCGAAAAGTTATTATCGCGAGCCCGTGCCCAGATCTCCGAGAACGTATCGAATCGTTGCGCAATTTCATCCGTGAGTTCACACCTGTGCTGATTGGCGTAGGCAAGGCGACGAATACCTTGGCGGAGATGGGGTACGCGCCCGACTTTATCGTGGGCGACCCGGGCGACGTGGCTGAAGAAAATTTGCGAAGCGACGCGCGGGTGATTTTGCCAGCGGACCCCGACGGCTACGCGCCTGGTCTGGAGCGCATCCAGGATCTTGGAGTAGGCGCGATGACGTTTCCCGCCGCGACCGAATCTGCAACAGACCTGGCGGTGTTACTGAGCGTGTTCCACGATGCAGAAATGATCGTGATGGTTGAGCAGCCCGTGAACCTGGACCGTATCTTTACCGAATCAGACGAAAGCTCGCCGGCAGCACTGCTCACTCGTTTGAAAGCGGGTCAAAAACTGGTGGATTCCACAGTGATAGCTGATTTGTACAATCTGACGACTGGTCGGGGAGTCGCCTGGGCATGGGCAATTTTGGGATTGCTTGTTGCTGCGGCGACGATTGTACTCATCGTCGGGCTTGGCGGGAGTGGGCCGTTTAGCACGAACCTGGCGGATACGTGGAACACGATAGTTACACAGCTGCAGAGTCTGTGGAGCTAATAGGGAGTAGGTGGTTTTGATGTCTTCAGGAAGTAGTTCGGCAGGTTATGTTGCAGCAGGTCTGGGCTGGGGCATTGCACTTGGTGTCGCAGCAGGAATGCTGGTGATTGCGCCAGCAATGGGCACGCTTGATTTTTCAACGTCGTCGCAGTTAGGCGAGTCGCAACAGTCGGCTGACGCCTCGCAGGGGACAAAATTTGAGTTTTCCGATGCAGTGATAGCTCAGCATTCGGCCGAGCTTGTTGCGAACACGCTGGATGGTAAGTCAGTGATGGTGCTTCGCACGCACGATGCGTCAGCAGAAGATGTCGATGCTGTAACGTGGCTGCTTCGCACCGCAGGGGCATCAGAAGCGGGCCAGATTACGTTGGGCGAGAAGTTTACCCAGCAGGAGTCGGCTGATGCATTGAGTACGATCATCGCGAACACCCTGCCGGCAGGAGCGCAGCTTTCCGTTGATCGACGCGCGCCTGGCACACATGCTGGTCAGTCGCTGGGGAGCGTTCTGCTCAAGGATCCAGCGACTGGTGAACCGGTGGCTCCGGAATCTGATCGTAATTTCGTTATAGAGGCGCTGCATGGAGGCGGTTTTATAGACGACACAGATGTTTCAGCGCCTGCTGATGCGATTGTTGTGATCGGCGCCGGTGATACCGGCGGGGAGCGTTCTTTCGGGACACAACTGTTGACAGACATGACCGCGGAGCTCAATGACTTAGCTGCGGCAGTGTATGCGGCGCCAGATGAAGACGGTGGGTTTGTTGATACGGAAGCAGGCAGGGTGTCGGCGGTGCTTTCGCTTGCGGAAGAATTGGCGGTCGAATGATGCACGAGTTTGAAGTTCAACAGTCGGAGCTGCTGCTGGATGCACCGATTATCGCGGTGCGCAAAGATATTGTTTCGATGCCGGGGGGCGCTTCCGCGGCACGCGAGATCGTAGAGCACTTCGGTGCGGTTGCAGTGGTGGCCGTCGATTCCAAACGAAGGATTGCGATGGTCCGCCAGTACCGGCACAGCGTTCGGCGCCGGTTGTGGGAACTTCCTGCTGGACTTCTCGACGTCAGCGAGGAAGACGCGCTTGTGTGCGCTCAGCGTGAGTTGGCCGAGGAAGCTGGTTTGGCTGCTGAGAAGTGGGCATTGTTGCTGGATCTGGTGACGTCCCCGGGTTTCGCAGAAGAAGCGGTGCGTGTGTACCTGGCTTCGGATCTCCGTGAGGCCCCTCGTGGTGAAGCCGAGTTCGAAGAAGCCGATATGGTGCTGGAATGGGTGCCAATTGAAGAGGCACAATCGATGGTGTTTCGCGGTGACATCGTGAACTCGATTGCGATTGCCGGAGTGATGGCAGCGGCGCGAGTGCTAGAAGGCGAGGTAGAGCCGCGTGATGTAACCGAGCCCTTTGACCTGCGGCCAAGATCGCTAGCAGAGCGACGCACAGCGCAAGGCGTCACGCCCGATATGAAGAGGATCTAGTTGGACGTCAATGAGCTTGTTAGGCGTTGGCTCGAGCACCTTGCAGTTGAACGAGGTCTTTCAGCAAACACATTGAGCAACTATCGTCGGGACCTTAGACGGTATGCCTCGTGGCTGCATGCCAACGGCAAAGCTAACTTGTCTGAGGTGACCGCTGCAGACATCGAGGCGTACCTGGCGGACCTACGGCGTGGAGTTGATGGGGCTGCGCCGTTGGCGGCATCTTCGGCTGCGCGCGCACTTGTGGTTGCCCGCGGACTACACAAGTTTGGGGTGCTTGAGGGCGTACTTGCAGGTGATGAATCAGCCCAAGTAGCTCCACCTTCGCCTGGTAAGAAGCTGCCCGATACGCTAAGTATCGAAGAGGTCGGCAAGATGCTGGACTCGTGCCCCACGGAGGAGCCGATTGGGTTACGAGACAAAGCGTTACTGGAGTTGCTCTACGCCACGGGGGCGCGTGTGTCGGAAGTACTGGCGCTCTACGTCGATGACTTCATGGCACTCGAAGGCGAACAGCACGCGGTGCTGACATTGACAGGCAAAGGCAATAAGCAGCGCATCGTGCCGGTGGGGTCGATGGCGAAGGAGGCCGTCGAAAAATATCTGGTGCGCGGACGCCCAGCGCTGGCCAAAGGGCGCTCTCATTCGCTGTTCCTGAACGCACGTGGCGGCAGCTTGTCTCGGCAAAGTGCTTGGACGGTCATCAAACGGGCCGCTGAGCGAGCCGGGATCACCAAGCATGTTTCTCCTCACACGTTGCGGCATTCTTTTGCAACACACATGCTCGACGGCGGCGCCGATGTACGAGTAGTGCAAGAACTGCTTGGGCACGCATCTGTGACGACTACCCAAATTTACACACACGTTACTGCGGAAAGCCTTCGGGAAGTCTGGCACGCTACGCACCCTCGTGCATAGGTATGTAGGGTTGACATGTTCTGATGCACGACCGGAAGGATTCTTGCCACATGGCTTTTCGACGACCCCACGTTCTCGCAACTGTCGCTGCTGCTACATGCGCTCTCGGGCTGAGCACCTCGGGAGTTGATATGAACGCGTATGCGCAGTTGCCGGAGGGGCTTGATCCTGCCGCGATCCAGCAGGCCATCCCTTCCGAGATCCACGTGCAGGCCGGGCAGACTACGACTGTCGACACCGGTGTTCCGCTGAGCCTCAATTACAGTTCGGGTGGCTGGACCGTTGTATCATCTGGCACTTCTGTGTCCGTGACTGCTCCTGATACTCCAGGTGCAACGGTGAGCGTTCCGGTCTCCGCTGGGGGATACTCGGCGACCGTGAATCTCGTCGCAGTGGGCGGTGGTGAGACCGTTGATGCTCCACCTGAGAGCGCTGCGGAGCCTGAAAACAATGATGGTGCTGGCAAGCCACATGGCGATAGCGTTGATGACTCAAACAGGGAAGGACACGGATCCGAGACTGGTTCAGGCTCAGATCAACGTGTGCACGACGCGCCTGCTGCGCCACAGGCCCACCGTGTCCCAGCCAAGGAGGTGGATACCACGAACGCGAAGCGCCTGGAGTTCGAGGGCGTCATCGAGGACAACAGCATTGTGGTGAAGGTGCCACTGAGTAAGGCCGGACAGCTGATGAAGTACGCTAAGACCGATAAGGAAGGCGCCACGCTTCGTTACGTAGACGTGGACGGCAATATCATTGAAGGTGTGAAGCGTGACGTGGACGTAGCGTCGCGCACACTGACATTAACGTACCCGGAGGGACAGACGCCGGATAACCCGTTCATCATGGAGGTTGTCCGGGATGGATCGGCGGCGGAGTTCATCGCGGTGATAACGTCAAAGAACGCTCCGACTGCTGCACCAAAGGATGGAAATGCCCAGGGAGGCGACAGTCAAGTGGAAACACTTGACGAATCGAGGGCGAATGACGGCCTTCTTGCCCTGGGCATCGCAGGAATTGCGGTACTGGTGGCCTTGCTGCTCATCGTGTTCCTGATTCGAAAGAGGCGACAGGCACATAACTAGGTATGGCATTGTAAGATGATTGCGTCAAGGGCTTACACGTGACGCGCATTGGACGGAAGGGATGACAATGGCAGGCAACGCATTGTTTGACGCTGCTGAAGAAAAGAAGTTTCTCACGGGACGTCCATTCCGCGAGTTCCCTCAGCCTGAACCGCTCGAGCACCACGGCCCGGCGACCATCCTATCGATGGTGAATCAGAAGGGTGGCGTCGGCAAAACGACGTCGACAATCAACCTGGGTGCATGTCTCGCAGAGCAAGGGCGCAAGGTGCTGCTTGTTGACCTCGACCCGCAGGGAGCGCTCTCTGCCGGTCTTGGAGTGTCCCATGATGAAGAGCAAGTCACCGTGTATGACTTGCTTTTTGACAACACTGCGTCGATCCACGCGGCCATTCGGCACTCGAATATGCCGGGGCTGGACCTTGTCCCCGCGAACATTGACCTTTCTGCTGCGGAGATTCAACTGGTCAATGAAGTCGGCCGTGAACACACATTGGCCCGTGCGCTCCGCCCTGTGCGCAACGAGTACGACATCATCATCATCGACTGTGGCCCTTCGCTCGGCCTGTTGACCGTCAATGCGCTGGCGTGCTCGGCGGGCGTGATGATTCCGATGGAGTGCGAGTACTTTTCGCTCCGTGGTCTTGCGCTGTTGACTGACACAGTGGAAAAGGTGCGAGACCGCATCAATTTCGACCTTGACATCGTAGGCATCCTGGTCACGATGTTCGACCGCCGCACTACACACGCGCGAGAAGTGATGGATCGAGTCGTTGAGGTATTCGGCGAGCGAGTTTTTGACACGGTGATTACCCGAACGGTTCGATTCCCGGAGACCTCGGTTGCCGGTGAACCGATCATTACTTGGGCGCCGCACTCCCAAGGCGCAGAGCAGTACCGGCAGTTGGCGCTTGAGCTGCTCGAGCGCATTGATAAGTAGTTTGTTGCACCGTGTCTGAGGACGCCACCACGGGAGTCCAGCCCGAGATCACCGGTTTTACGTTGGCCCTCCAGAACTTTGAGGGGCCGTTTGATCTGCTCCTGCACCTCATCCACTCCAAGAAGCTGGACGTGACCGAAGTTGCACTAGCCGAGGTGACCGACGAGTTTATTGCATACACACGTGCGCTAGGTGCAGCAGCGCAACTTGACGAAGTCACTGAATTTCTTCTTGTGGCTTCCACTCTGCTGGATCTGAAGACTGCACGATTGCTCCCGCGCGACGGAGATACAGAGATTGAAGATCTTGAGCTCCTGGAGGCCCGGGACCTGCTCTTTGCGCGTCTCCTCCAGTACCGTGCGTATCAGCAGGTCGCTGACGAGTTCGTGGCCTGGCAACGCAACGCGAAGCGGAGATACCCGCGTGCGGTCTCAATCGAAGACCGATTCGCTGCGTTGCTTCCACCTGTGCAGCTGGGGCACACGCTTGATTCCTTTGCGGAGTTGGCCGCTGCTGTGTTTCGGCCCCGCCCACCGGAGGAAGTGCGGACGGACCACTTGCACGCGGTCAGCGTTTCGGTGCCCGAGCAGGCCGGGAAGTTACTGAGCGCGCTGCATCTCCTTGGTGCGGAGCAGTGGGTCGCATTTGAGGTGCTCACGAAGGACTGTAGTTCCTCCATGGAACTCGTGGGGCGCTTCTTGGCGTTGTTGGAGTTGTACAAGGCTCGCGCGGTGGAGACCGAGCAGCCAGAAGCCCTCGGTAGCCTGGAGGTTTCCTGGACAGGAATCAACGTCGATCCTGCTGTGGTTGCGTCAAGCAACTGGGAATAGCGATAGAATGCCAGACCATGAATGCTCCCCAAATGGTTTCGCAGCTTCGCGCACGTATCGAATCGATTTTGCTGGTCGCGGACAATCCAGTCACGGTAGATGCATTAGCGTCGGCACTGGGGGCGGAGCTGGGAGACGTCGAGAAGCAGCTCGAGGACTGGTCCGAGGAATGCGAACTGCGCGGCAGCGGGATCGACGTTCGGCGGACAGCTGAGGGGTGGCGACTGTACACGCGACCAGAATACGCAGACGCCGTGGAGGCATTTCTGCTTGATGGTGCACAGACGAAGCTGAGCCGCGCGGCAATGGAGACACTTGCGGTGGTTGCATATCGCCAGCCGGTGACACGCACGCAGGTTTCCGGAGTACGCGGCGTCAACGTTGATGGTGTGATGAAAACGCTGACGCTGCGAGGGCTCATTGCCGAGGTTGATCCAGACGAGTCGACCGGCGCGCACCGCTACGTCACTACCGAGCTCTTTCTTGAGTTGCTGGGCATAGATTCACTTGAGCGACTGCCGAACCTGGCGCCATTGTTGCCTGAGATCGACGATATCGAGGAAGCATGGTAAAGGCTGCTACACTTGCGGTCGTTCGAAGAACTGTATAACTCGCAAAGAGAAAAGGACTCAAGATGAATCCTCCCGCTCGCCGAGATGGCATACCGGAACAAGGAAAGAACGAGCCGTTCTATCCTTCGTATGCGAAACCGGCACGTAAACAACATGTCAAGCGTGACAAGCGCGCCAAGGCTGCCAATGAGGCTCCGAACCCACTCGATGACAACTGGTGGGACGACGAAGAAACAAAGCAGCGCAAGAAGAACACCGACGGGATCCGTCTGCAAAAAGTGCTCGCACAAGCAGGCGTCGCGTCGCGACGGCACTCTGAGATTATGATTGATCAGGGGCGCGTTGAGGTCAACGGGAAGATCGTTACCGTCCAGGGCACCCGTGTGAATCCGAACGTCGACGTGATTCGAGTTGACGGTGCACGCATCAATGTAAATGAGGACTTGGAGTATTTCGCGTTTAATAAGCCGCGCGGAGTACACACAACCATGCAAGATGAGCATGATCGCGCCTCTGTTGGTGACTTTGTTGCTGAGAGAGTCGCTGCAGGTCAGCGTCTGTTCCATGTCGGGCGTCTCGACGCCGACACTGAAGGGCTCTTGCTGCTTACCAACGACGGCGAGCTTGCAAACCGCCTCATGCACCCGCGCTACGAAGTTCGAAAAACGTACTTGGCCACGGTACTCGGCGAGTTTAAATCCGCTGATGCTAAGCAGTTGCGCGACGGTATTGAGCTCGATGATGGTGTGGCGAAGGCAGACTACGTGCAGATCGTCGATGTGCACAATGGTCAGTCGATTGTTCGCGTCGAACTACACGAAGGCCGCAAGCACATTGTCCGTCGGATGCTGAAAGCAGCTGGTTACCCGGTACAGCGTCTGGTGCGAACGAAAGTGCACACGGTGCAGCTCGGCGATATGAAGCCAGGATCGATGCGCGCACTTAACTCATCTGAGTTGGCATCACTGTTCAAGGCGGTGGGGATGTAAATGGAGGAAACGATGTTGAGTAACCAGCCAGATAATGGTCTGCTGCTCGCAGTGGATGGGCCGTCGGGTACTGGCAAGTCGACAATCTGCCGAGCGTTAGCCAAGAAGCTTGACGCAAAGTACATCGACACGGGCGCGATGTATCGAGTTGCGACGTTGGCGGTGTTGGACGCCGGCGTGGATCCGGAAGACACTAGTGCAGTCATCGCTGCTACTGCTGATCTGCCGATGGAGGTTTCCGACGACCCCGATGACAAGGCTGTTATTTTGGGCGGCCGGGACGTCTCCAACGTGATCCGAGGGGCGGAAGTTACCCGTGCAGTTTCTGCTGTTGCCGCGATCCCAGAGGTCCGTGAAAATTTGGTGGCCCTGCAGCGTCGCCTCGCCTCTGAGGCGCATCGCGCCATCGTTGAGGGCAGGGACATTGGCACCGTAGTTTTGCCAGATGCACCGGCCAAGGTGTACATGACGGCGTCAGCCCAGGTGCGTGCACAGCGCCGGTTCGACCAGGACACAGCAGCAGGCCGCAAAGTAGAGTTTGAAAAGGTGCTAGCAGACGTGGAACGTCGTGATGCCCTTGACTCCTCCCGTGAGACCAGCCCACTGAAGCCAGCTGATGACGCATTGATCGTAGACACCTCTGAGATGGCTCCTGAACAGGTGCTGGCGGCCCTCGTCGACGTGATTGAAAGGAGCAGCAAATGACCACAGGAGATTCCTTTCCACAGGATTTCAATGAAGCTGACTTCAACGATGCGGATTTCGGTGAGGCGGACTTCGGAGATCTCAACTCCGCTGAGGAGTACACCGAGGAAGAGTGGGCAGCCGTTGAGGAAGCGTTCGGCATCTTCAATCCTGACTACATCGAAGA is a window of Corynebacterium pseudogenitalium DNA encoding:
- a CDS encoding HAD-IIA family hydrolase, translating into MALGSLAHQYDVLLFDLDGTVWEGGRALDNAVSSIIECGVTPFYITNNASRPSALVAEMLGDIGLECSSEEIITSAEAALELARPLLKEDDPILVLGAQSFKDLVSGAGYRVVSSADDAPVAVLQGHCPETGWRELSEAALAIHNGAVYLASNLDTSLPMERGLMVGNGSMVAAVTSATGVVPEAAGKPEPAMFHQAVKLSGATRALAVGDRLDTDIAGGNRAGMDTLQVLTGVSGPYALLAAKPVERPTYIGDDLRSLLADAESLRPGAQGGFVAKLQGDTLLLNGGAASSSPTEALRTALAVAWSAEAEVRVVEPVSQWAQKAVESWW
- a CDS encoding TlyA family RNA methyltransferase; its protein translation is MAPGRRRLDAELVRRKIARSREQARTWIIEGRVEVGGFPAKKPATVVEPDVSIKVDVDNTDDWASRGAHKLLGALEHFEKLGFTVKDRTVIDAGASTGGFTDVLLRRGVRRVFAVDVGYGQLLWRLQNDPRVTVMDRVNIRSLTADMLSESANCMVGDLSFISLKLVLPALVAALEDEADLLPMVKPQFEVGKDRVGHGGVVRSAELRREAVVDVALFAQSLGLEVKSMVASPLPGPSGNVEYFLWLRKTANAQEQSVEAVEEMAAQAVQEGPA
- a CDS encoding NAD kinase; its protein translation is MSVDDRRRILLVPHFYRPDNIEAAANSARMLQQAGIEVQLLSAGESSPAEEDPVLQKLEHVSPGAEAGRGCELVFVLGGDGTFLRAANFAHLQDIPVLGVNLGHVGFLAESEAESLEDVLSSVIARSYRVEDRMTLDVRVLDATGEVLGESWALNECSIENSDRTRVLDAFLEIDYRPVSSFGCDGVLVSTPTGSTAYAFSAGGPVMWPELDAILVVPNNAHALFAKPMVVSPLSTVAVESFSTTSSAVVVMDGVRRIMMPPGARVEVTRGRRPVRWVRLDERPFTDRLVEKFQLPVSGWRGPDKER
- the recN gene encoding DNA repair protein RecN translates to MLSEIAIRNLGVIPHASAELSEGLTVLTGETGAGKTMVVTGLRLLTGGRADASRVRTGAPEAVVEGAFAVTGIHEDSREAIAKIAADAGAVLDENGEYVVVRSVKSTGRSKAHFGGRAVPAATLSEVSSHLLTIHGQNDQLRLMSPEQQLHALDRFDPAASKVLRAYQEAWKRWRVAKRDLEERTKRRRELAMEQDRLLFAVNEIDEVAPEPGEDAELVSAIQRLQDVDGLRSAVQEAMVAIDGAEAVGEYDEASAASDLVGQAASALGASTDTQLQELGRRLEEAATVLSDVSSELGTYLFSLDADPHALENMLQRQQSLKVLTRKYASDIDGVLRWRDEAQQRLASIDTSDEALAELQLRVDDAATEMKQHAEELTGIRRDAARRFSEAVTQELHGLAMPKAVLSVRVEGADYGRDGADAVEICLSPNAASEPKPLATSASGGELSRVMLAIEVILAGSTHGATFVFDEVDAGVGGQAAVEIGRRLARLAVNNQVIVVTHLPQVAAYADRHLHVAKNVGDETVTSGVLVLDDAERVEELARMMAGMANSETGKAHAAELLEQAQRETKEFRR
- the steA gene encoding putative cytokinetic ring protein SteA, producing the protein MTETSATSESTSAPLQGPLRDCTPQGKGRGRLRSGDIAFVDAPDISRREAEMLINAAPAAVVNIARFSTGAVPNYGPHLLLDAGIPLFEAAGAEMRASIRDGKKTSVTASGEIKVGRKEVGSASPVVRADVDATFIEAQRHLVDHMEAYFGNTIEFIHSESPLLIDGVGAPELGDVIADRKVIIASPCPDLRERIESLRNFIREFTPVLIGVGKATNTLAEMGYAPDFIVGDPGDVAEENLRSDARVILPADPDGYAPGLERIQDLGVGAMTFPAATESATDLAVLLSVFHDAEMIVMVEQPVNLDRIFTESDESSPAALLTRLKAGQKLVDSTVIADLYNLTTGRGVAWAWAILGLLVAAATIVLIVGLGGSGPFSTNLADTWNTIVTQLQSLWS
- a CDS encoding copper transporter, with product MSSGSSSAGYVAAGLGWGIALGVAAGMLVIAPAMGTLDFSTSSQLGESQQSADASQGTKFEFSDAVIAQHSAELVANTLDGKSVMVLRTHDASAEDVDAVTWLLRTAGASEAGQITLGEKFTQQESADALSTIIANTLPAGAQLSVDRRAPGTHAGQSLGSVLLKDPATGEPVAPESDRNFVIEALHGGGFIDDTDVSAPADAIVVIGAGDTGGERSFGTQLLTDMTAELNDLAAAVYAAPDEDGGFVDTEAGRVSAVLSLAEELAVE